The following proteins come from a genomic window of Halorussus halophilus:
- a CDS encoding DUF2070 family protein: MTATQGDLADLSRYIFRAPRWYASVAFALLIAAVAGVGAFDAGYVLEDAWQGLFFIGVPTVVASLLTTPVDRRLGGQLTYNRSSLLALTCEGIVVAVMAGAGALAVLSARLNQQFVFDALIAGLASVFALRLLVVMAVSRRSLIVAAIPASIQTVAAAVLFFIYSGTMRFLEVGGPLLDIFLNRADEAPKELGAIVPVDFALLAVMCAIYGLAVWTFVTFIDRPWKRGLGVSMLDFLRGFIGHIAEGTRELEDFFEDIGEKAVVPVSVLSFRREDGTEKARFVLPMIHPGPMGEIGGGNLPRRVAAEADGLAFPPHATAGHDFNLVTEREVDPILETAREAYEEIEYHDTATQSLRVQSGDAKMVGQRFGDDAFLVATYSPEFADDVEYAVGLSAAAEARSAGVEDVMLVDAHNCNNGLEGPDLGHVYPGSERSFEMMQAAGEAGEKLADASQEPLRLGAAWDETDWKPRDGIGPLGVRVAVLEVGDQTTAYVLVDGNNMEPGLRERIVEALPTDEVEVMTTDTHIVNQVEASNQVGEAIDHDELLAVIERLVDESIADLEPVEGGMASSRAEVTVFGNDRTETLASHANAVMAMGGALAAAVVLAAMAVSVLIFFLA; the protein is encoded by the coding sequence ATGACGGCTACGCAGGGGGACCTCGCCGACCTGTCCCGATACATCTTCCGCGCGCCACGGTGGTACGCGAGCGTCGCGTTCGCGCTCCTCATCGCCGCCGTCGCGGGCGTCGGGGCGTTCGACGCAGGGTACGTCCTCGAAGACGCGTGGCAAGGACTCTTCTTCATCGGCGTGCCGACAGTCGTCGCCAGTCTGCTCACGACGCCAGTGGACCGACGACTCGGCGGGCAACTTACCTACAATCGTTCTTCGCTGCTGGCGCTGACCTGCGAGGGCATCGTCGTCGCGGTCATGGCGGGCGCAGGAGCGCTCGCCGTCCTCTCGGCGCGACTGAATCAGCAGTTCGTCTTCGACGCGCTCATCGCCGGATTAGCGTCGGTGTTCGCGCTCAGACTCCTCGTCGTGATGGCGGTCTCGCGACGGTCGCTCATCGTTGCGGCTATCCCTGCCAGCATCCAGACGGTCGCAGCAGCAGTGCTGTTCTTCATCTACAGTGGAACGATGCGGTTTCTGGAGGTCGGCGGCCCACTGCTCGACATCTTCCTCAACCGCGCCGACGAAGCCCCGAAGGAACTCGGTGCCATCGTCCCGGTAGACTTCGCACTCCTCGCGGTGATGTGTGCCATCTACGGCCTCGCCGTCTGGACGTTCGTCACGTTCATCGACCGGCCGTGGAAGCGCGGACTCGGGGTCAGTATGCTCGACTTCCTGCGCGGATTCATCGGCCACATCGCGGAGGGCACCCGTGAACTGGAGGACTTCTTCGAGGACATCGGCGAGAAGGCCGTCGTCCCGGTTTCGGTCCTGTCCTTTCGGCGCGAGGACGGCACCGAAAAAGCTCGGTTCGTCCTGCCGATGATTCACCCGGGTCCGATGGGCGAAATCGGCGGCGGCAACCTCCCGCGGCGCGTCGCGGCGGAAGCCGACGGACTCGCTTTTCCGCCCCACGCGACTGCGGGCCACGACTTCAACCTCGTCACCGAGCGCGAAGTGGACCCGATTCTCGAAACCGCTCGCGAGGCTTACGAGGAAATCGAGTACCACGACACTGCCACCCAGAGTTTGCGCGTCCAGTCGGGCGACGCAAAGATGGTCGGCCAGCGGTTCGGCGACGACGCCTTCCTCGTTGCGACCTACTCGCCGGAGTTCGCCGACGACGTGGAGTACGCCGTCGGCCTCTCTGCGGCCGCGGAAGCGCGCTCTGCGGGCGTCGAGGACGTGATGCTCGTAGACGCCCATAATTGCAACAACGGCCTCGAAGGCCCGGACCTCGGCCACGTCTACCCCGGGAGCGAACGCTCCTTCGAGATGATGCAGGCCGCTGGCGAAGCGGGCGAGAAACTCGCGGACGCATCACAGGAACCGCTCCGACTCGGGGCGGCGTGGGACGAGACGGACTGGAAGCCACGGGACGGCATCGGCCCGCTCGGCGTCCGCGTGGCCGTCCTCGAAGTCGGCGACCAGACCACCGCCTACGTGTTGGTCGATGGCAACAACATGGAACCCGGTCTGCGAGAGCGTATCGTCGAGGCACTCCCCACGGACGAAGTCGAGGTGATGACGACGGACACCCACATCGTCAATCAGGTCGAGGCGTCGAATCAGGTCGGCGAAGCGATCGACCATGACGAACTGCTCGCGGTGATCGAACGACTCGTGGACGAGTCAATCGCGGACCTCGAACCCGTCGAGGGCGGCATGGCGAGCAGTCGCGCGGAGGTCACCGTCTTCGGCAACGACCGCACGGAGACGCTCGCGAGTCACGCCAACGCCGTCATGGCGATGGGCGGTGCGCTCGCGGCCGCAGTCGTCCTCGCGGCGATGGCGGTCAGCGTCCTCATCTTCTTCCTCGCCTGA
- a CDS encoding 50S ribosomal protein L37ae, which produces MAEDTQSRTGSAGRFGARYGRVSRKRVAEIENEMRDDHTCPDCGTDDVDRQGTGIWQCGKCGYKFAGGSYKPETPAGRTVTRSIRAALADDEE; this is translated from the coding sequence ATGGCCGAAGACACTCAGAGTCGAACCGGCAGTGCCGGTCGATTCGGCGCGCGGTACGGCCGCGTCTCCCGGAAACGGGTCGCGGAAATCGAGAACGAGATGCGTGACGACCACACCTGCCCGGACTGTGGCACCGACGACGTGGACCGGCAGGGCACCGGCATCTGGCAGTGTGGCAAGTGCGGATACAAGTTCGCCGGTGGGTCCTACAAGCCCGAGACCCCTGCAGGCCGCACCGTCACGCGTTCGATTCGTGCCGCCCTCGCAGACGACGAAGAATAA
- a CDS encoding VOC family protein produces the protein MAHPTKLGHVHLKVRELDRAVEFYTEVVGLDVTERVGDSFAFLSFGDHHHDVALQALGPDAPGPSSGVGLYHTAFEVPDEDELGATLKRLEERGVEVSPVDHGISQALYFEDPDGNGVEVYLDTRERNDRWEWRGENERLDSDQLL, from the coding sequence ATGGCTCATCCGACGAAACTCGGTCACGTGCACCTCAAAGTCCGCGAGTTGGACCGCGCCGTCGAATTCTACACCGAGGTGGTGGGACTCGACGTCACCGAACGGGTCGGCGACTCGTTTGCGTTCCTCTCGTTTGGCGACCACCACCACGACGTAGCGTTGCAGGCACTCGGTCCGGACGCGCCCGGACCGAGCAGTGGCGTCGGACTCTATCACACTGCCTTCGAGGTCCCAGACGAAGACGAGTTGGGAGCGACCCTCAAGCGACTCGAAGAACGCGGCGTGGAGGTGTCGCCCGTAGACCACGGAATCAGCCAGGCGCTGTACTTCGAAGACCCCGACGGTAACGGCGTCGAAGTGTATCTCGACACCCGAGAGCGGAACGACCGTTGGGAGTGGCGTGGCGAGAACGAACGGTTGGATTCAGACCAACTATTATAA
- a CDS encoding VOC family protein — protein sequence MDRDAQPRIGHVHLHVADADEAIEFYAGILGLEVRERYDGYAALTWGENGHDIALHGGEAARGCRVAIEVPSADSLVTVYRACDDHGVSIEPIDHGVTKSLYFEDPDGNEWEVYLDTRGEEGDLETYFEALETAEKPPSEARETQFDPESLVT from the coding sequence ATGGACAGGGATGCACAGCCACGAATCGGCCATGTCCACCTCCACGTCGCGGACGCGGACGAGGCCATCGAGTTCTACGCGGGGATTCTCGGATTAGAAGTCCGCGAACGATACGACGGCTACGCCGCGCTGACGTGGGGAGAGAATGGCCACGACATTGCGCTCCACGGCGGAGAGGCGGCACGTGGCTGTCGCGTCGCCATCGAAGTTCCGAGCGCCGACTCGCTCGTGACCGTCTACCGAGCGTGCGACGATCACGGCGTCAGCATCGAACCGATCGACCACGGCGTCACGAAGTCGCTGTACTTCGAGGACCCCGACGGTAACGAGTGGGAAGTGTACCTCGACACGCGCGGTGAGGAGGGCGACCTCGAAACGTACTTCGAAGCGCTCGAAACCGCAGAGAAACCACCGTCGGAAGCCCGCGAGACGCAGTTCGACCCCGAATCGCTGGTCACCTGA
- a CDS encoding KEOPS complex subunit Pcc1, with amino-acid sequence MRPHDATLRFEYESAERARVVTRAVSQEIGEIDGDRSATSVSRDGDTLVVEVVADDLVALRAGLNTWQSLISVAETVNGLA; translated from the coding sequence ATGCGACCACACGACGCCACGCTCAGGTTCGAGTACGAGTCCGCCGAGCGTGCCCGCGTCGTGACGCGCGCCGTTTCGCAGGAAATCGGCGAAATCGACGGTGACCGGTCGGCGACGAGCGTCTCGCGCGACGGTGACACACTCGTCGTGGAAGTCGTCGCCGACGACCTCGTGGCACTTCGCGCGGGCCTGAACACGTGGCAGTCGCTGATTTCTGTTGCGGAGACGGTGAACGGGTTAGCGTGA
- a CDS encoding M24 family metallopeptidase: protein MPTRVPDAEFDTRLASVRDRIAETDADAGVWFGATSIEYLTGFDHIQTERPVVLAVTDDRVEVTVPRLEVERVEQNPRIDSVHHYFDYPGGAPIETAASMLSNLGVSAVVTDADGAPGVMGYEGPALSEFVDVESQSWVDRMRWAKSDVEVELVRESARWGNLAHRYLADYTEVGAHPATVSQRASMEASRAMLDTLGDEYVPRTRADGPAMAGYITGEQTALPHGHTANRRLEEGDVLVTGASANVDGYHSELERTMFLGEPSDDQRHYFELMLEAQTIAIDALGPGVSISYVDEQVWNYFEEQGVTDLAQHHVGHNIGLGGHEPPYIDRGWADHCEEEDGREAEDDAMEVGHIYTIEPGIYTDEYGYRHSDTVAVTEDGTDMLTYFPRDLESNIIDVE from the coding sequence ATGCCGACCCGCGTACCCGACGCAGAGTTCGACACGAGACTCGCCAGCGTCCGCGACCGAATCGCCGAGACAGACGCCGACGCTGGCGTCTGGTTCGGCGCGACGAGCATCGAGTATCTGACCGGCTTCGACCACATCCAGACCGAACGCCCGGTCGTCCTCGCGGTGACCGACGACCGCGTCGAGGTGACGGTGCCCCGCCTCGAAGTCGAGCGCGTCGAGCAGAATCCCCGAATCGATAGCGTCCACCACTACTTCGACTACCCCGGTGGCGCACCCATCGAAACTGCGGCGTCGATGCTATCGAATCTCGGCGTGTCGGCAGTCGTCACCGACGCCGACGGCGCGCCGGGCGTGATGGGCTACGAAGGCCCCGCGCTCTCGGAGTTCGTGGACGTAGAGAGCCAGAGTTGGGTGGACCGGATGCGCTGGGCGAAAAGTGACGTGGAGGTCGAACTCGTCCGCGAGTCGGCGCGCTGGGGGAACCTCGCGCATCGCTATCTCGCCGACTACACAGAAGTCGGGGCACACCCCGCGACGGTCAGCCAGCGCGCTTCGATGGAGGCGTCGCGAGCCATGCTCGATACCCTCGGTGACGAGTACGTGCCGCGCACGCGCGCCGACGGTCCCGCGATGGCGGGCTACATCACCGGCGAACAGACTGCGCTTCCCCACGGCCACACCGCGAATCGCCGACTGGAGGAGGGCGACGTACTCGTCACGGGGGCAAGCGCGAACGTCGATGGCTACCACTCCGAACTGGAGCGCACGATGTTCCTGGGAGAGCCGAGCGACGACCAACGCCACTACTTCGAACTGATGCTGGAGGCTCAGACCATCGCCATCGACGCGCTCGGGCCGGGCGTCTCCATCTCCTACGTGGACGAGCAGGTCTGGAACTACTTCGAAGAACAGGGCGTCACCGACCTCGCACAGCACCACGTCGGCCACAACATCGGCCTCGGCGGCCACGAACCGCCGTACATCGACCGCGGGTGGGCGGACCACTGCGAGGAAGAGGACGGCCGCGAGGCCGAAGACGACGCGATGGAAGTCGGCCACATCTACACCATCGAGCCGGGTATCTACACCGACGAGTACGGCTATCGCCACTCCGATACGGTGGCCGTCACGGAAGACGGCACGGACATGCTGACGTACTTCCCGCGGGACTTAGAGTCGAATATTATCGACGTGGAGTAG
- a CDS encoding prefoldin subunit beta — protein sequence MQGNLPPEAQEKLEELQDLQETAQQVAAQKNSAETQLNEAETALDELDDIDEDTTMYHEVGELLVETDYETAQDDLEEKVDSLEIRVETLQKQEERVQEQFESLQTELQNMLGGGPQGPQGPGMGGGAGGA from the coding sequence ATGCAGGGTAATCTGCCACCGGAAGCGCAGGAGAAGCTCGAAGAGTTGCAGGACCTTCAGGAGACAGCACAGCAGGTCGCGGCCCAGAAGAACTCGGCCGAGACCCAACTGAACGAGGCCGAGACGGCACTCGACGAACTCGACGACATCGACGAGGACACGACGATGTACCACGAAGTCGGCGAACTCCTCGTCGAGACCGACTACGAGACCGCACAGGACGACCTCGAAGAGAAAGTCGATAGTCTCGAAATCCGCGTCGAGACCCTCCAGAAGCAGGAAGAGCGCGTACAAGAGCAGTTCGAGAGCCTCCAGACCGAACTCCAGAACATGCTCGGCGGCGGCCCGCAAGGCCCGCAGGGCCCCGGCATGGGCGGCGGCGCTGGCGGCGCGTAG
- a CDS encoding nucleotide-binding protein, translating into MVEAFAVASGKGGTGKTTTTVALGMALAQEYDVTVVDADTGMANLLFHTGLESADTTLHDLLVAETTTAVEDAVYERFGMNVVPCGTSLAAFEDADPDRLREVVAELAADTDVLLLDSPAALGSKSAILPIVLADRVVVVLQPTIPALSDGLKVQEYATSYGTETAGVLFNKVPDSGVPEKVEKQAERYFDGPVLGSIPNSEELAGVENTGEPILSRKPNTEFSTTFRDVAAQLTPRDNTPEEVASQARSAIRPQQP; encoded by the coding sequence ATGGTCGAGGCGTTCGCAGTCGCAAGCGGAAAGGGCGGGACCGGAAAGACCACCACGACGGTCGCGCTCGGCATGGCACTGGCCCAAGAGTACGACGTGACCGTCGTGGACGCCGACACTGGCATGGCGAACCTGCTCTTTCACACCGGTCTCGAATCGGCCGACACGACGCTCCACGACCTACTCGTGGCGGAGACCACCACCGCAGTCGAGGATGCCGTCTACGAACGATTCGGGATGAACGTCGTCCCCTGCGGCACGAGCCTCGCCGCCTTCGAAGACGCCGACCCCGACCGACTACGGGAGGTAGTCGCCGAACTCGCCGCCGACACGGACGTCCTCCTACTCGACTCGCCCGCCGCACTCGGCTCGAAGAGCGCGATTCTCCCTATCGTCCTCGCCGATAGAGTCGTGGTCGTCCTCCAACCGACGATTCCCGCACTCAGCGACGGCCTGAAAGTACAGGAGTACGCCACCTCCTACGGCACCGAGACCGCGGGCGTGCTGTTCAACAAGGTCCCCGATTCGGGAGTTCCAGAGAAGGTTGAGAAGCAAGCGGAACGCTATTTTGATGGACCAGTATTAGGAAGCATCCCGAATTCAGAGGAATTGGCTGGTGTAGAGAATACTGGAGAGCCGATTCTCTCACGAAAACCGAATACAGAGTTCAGCACTACCTTTCGAGATGTTGCTGCTCAACTCACACCAAGGGATAATACTCCAGAAGAAGTCGCTTCACAGGCTCGAAGTGCGATACGGCCTCAGCAGCCGTAA
- a CDS encoding DUF7097 family protein, whose protein sequence is MEETPSGTPVGVDDPYDHAGVCDHLTDEGKCRFAFEHPEQDPKFARERRRDELRCPAADPDGDWNWEDCSHYRCRNRERECVRCGLDERRMAHSDERPLLEEHHLSYSGGGETLSHEITVYLCRWCHAKVHKSWARIDDDVNPDPEAMAEKEGRRSREQAEATFESAAERYDPDS, encoded by the coding sequence ATGGAAGAGACGCCCTCCGGAACTCCCGTCGGCGTGGACGACCCCTACGACCACGCGGGGGTCTGTGACCACCTTACCGACGAGGGCAAGTGTCGGTTCGCCTTCGAACATCCCGAGCAGGACCCCAAGTTCGCCCGCGAACGCAGGCGCGACGAACTGCGGTGCCCCGCCGCAGACCCCGATGGCGACTGGAACTGGGAAGACTGTTCGCACTACCGCTGTCGAAACCGCGAGCGCGAGTGCGTCCGTTGTGGACTGGACGAGCGTCGGATGGCCCACTCCGACGAGCGACCCCTGCTCGAAGAGCATCACCTCTCGTACTCCGGTGGCGGCGAGACGCTGAGCCACGAAATCACGGTCTACCTCTGTCGGTGGTGTCACGCCAAGGTCCACAAGTCGTGGGCGCGCATCGACGACGACGTGAACCCCGACCCGGAAGCGATGGCCGAGAAGGAGGGCCGCCGGTCGCGCGAGCAGGCCGAAGCGACCTTCGAGTCGGCCGCCGAGCGGTACGACCCCGATTCGTAG
- a CDS encoding DUF3194 domain-containing protein, whose translation MPTDDEVVQTAAEAAEGLVLSRYKSSAVKDLDVTVTFEDGILDVDVYLNAPNGAHDEEKVADDAALAARAAVDELFADEEA comes from the coding sequence ATGCCCACTGACGACGAAGTCGTCCAGACTGCCGCCGAGGCCGCGGAGGGACTCGTCCTCTCCCGATACAAGTCCTCGGCGGTCAAAGACCTCGACGTGACGGTCACGTTCGAGGACGGTATCCTCGACGTTGACGTGTATCTGAACGCACCGAACGGTGCCCACGACGAGGAGAAGGTCGCCGACGACGCCGCACTCGCGGCGCGAGCGGCCGTGGACGAGCTATTCGCCGACGAAGAGGCCTGA
- a CDS encoding DNA-directed RNA polymerase subunit P: MSYKCSRCKRDVELDEYGGVRCPYCGHRVLLKERSRDVKEVEVK; encoded by the coding sequence ATGAGCTACAAGTGTTCGCGGTGCAAGCGCGACGTGGAACTGGACGAGTACGGTGGCGTCCGCTGTCCGTACTGCGGTCACCGCGTGCTCCTCAAAGAGCGGAGTCGCGACGTGAAAGAAGTCGAAGTGAAGTAA
- a CDS encoding GMP synthase subunit A — MTRIVVVDNHGQFTHLEHRTLRDMGVDTEIIDNTTPPEEIDADGIVLSGGPDMDDIGNCAEYLELGVPVLGICLGMQAIAHVLDGEVGSGDYGGYADVTVDILDDDDPLVGSLAPETRVWASHADEVKAVPSGFERTAESDVCGVEAMSDDERDLYGVQWHPEVAHTERGEEVFENFQEICE; from the coding sequence ATGACGCGTATCGTCGTGGTTGACAACCACGGGCAGTTCACGCACCTCGAACACAGAACGTTGCGAGACATGGGCGTCGATACCGAAATCATCGACAACACGACGCCACCGGAGGAAATCGACGCCGACGGCATCGTCCTCTCGGGCGGTCCCGATATGGACGACATCGGTAACTGTGCCGAGTACCTCGAACTCGGCGTCCCCGTGCTGGGCATCTGTCTCGGCATGCAAGCCATCGCGCACGTCTTAGACGGCGAAGTCGGGTCGGGCGACTACGGTGGCTACGCCGACGTGACGGTCGATATTCTGGACGACGACGACCCGCTCGTCGGTTCGCTTGCTCCCGAAACTCGGGTCTGGGCCAGCCACGCCGACGAAGTGAAGGCCGTCCCGTCTGGCTTCGAGAGAACTGCGGAGAGCGACGTCTGCGGCGTCGAAGCGATGAGCGACGACGAGCGCGACCTCTACGGCGTCCAGTGGCACCCCGAAGTCGCCCACACCGAACGCGGCGAAGAAGTATTCGAGAACTTCCAGGAAATCTGCGAGTAG
- a CDS encoding FAD-binding oxidoreductase: MTTNELPADALSTLESTFRGQIVVPGDESYHDERRVWNGMINKYPAAITRCDDVADVLAVVNVASDHDLPLSVRGGGHGVAGNALVDGGLVVDLSEMDDVRVDPEGRTARVGGGATWGDVDRQTQQFGLAAPGGVVSETGVAGLTLGGGMGHLRRKYGLSCDNLVSADVVTADGRLVVASEDRNEDLYWALRGGGGNFGVVTSFEFDLHPVGPEIESLFVWYHGDEARAVFEQFREWGPDAPRDVSVLPFYAWVPEIEEFPEEHWGEPAVAILGCYAGDSSAVESAEGEPFGPLKTIADPIADLSSPMPYVELQQMLDVDYPDGRNYYWKSVYVDELTDELIDRILDHAAGCPSKLSTIDVWQGGGAITDLSQEDAAFPYRDASFGLNYEANWDDPRMTAEIVEWVRESVEDVRKLDVVRGQYVNFAGLGEDAASVAYGDSYSRLAQVKERYDPENVFRGHQNVRPE, encoded by the coding sequence ATGACGACAAACGAACTGCCAGCAGACGCACTCTCGACGCTCGAATCGACCTTTCGGGGACAAATCGTCGTCCCCGGCGACGAGTCGTACCACGACGAGCGACGCGTGTGGAACGGCATGATAAACAAGTATCCGGCGGCCATTACTCGCTGTGACGACGTCGCCGACGTACTCGCGGTAGTGAACGTCGCCAGCGACCACGACCTGCCGCTCTCCGTTCGCGGCGGCGGCCACGGTGTCGCCGGAAACGCCCTCGTAGACGGCGGCCTCGTCGTTGACCTCTCGGAGATGGACGATGTGCGCGTAGACCCGGAAGGCCGAACGGCGCGCGTCGGCGGCGGCGCGACGTGGGGCGACGTGGACCGCCAGACTCAGCAGTTCGGACTCGCCGCGCCCGGCGGGGTCGTCAGCGAGACCGGCGTCGCTGGCCTGACGCTAGGCGGCGGCATGGGTCACCTCCGGCGGAAGTACGGCCTCTCCTGTGACAATCTCGTGTCCGCGGACGTGGTGACCGCCGACGGTCGCCTCGTCGTCGCCAGCGAAGACCGCAACGAAGACCTCTACTGGGCGCTCCGCGGTGGCGGCGGCAACTTCGGCGTCGTCACGAGTTTCGAGTTCGACCTGCACCCGGTCGGCCCCGAAATCGAGTCGCTGTTCGTCTGGTACCACGGCGACGAAGCACGAGCAGTGTTCGAGCAATTCCGCGAGTGGGGTCCAGACGCCCCCAGAGACGTGAGCGTCCTGCCGTTCTACGCGTGGGTGCCCGAAATCGAGGAGTTCCCCGAGGAACACTGGGGCGAACCCGCGGTGGCGATTCTGGGTTGTTACGCTGGTGATTCGAGCGCAGTTGAGAGCGCGGAAGGCGAGCCATTCGGCCCGCTGAAGACTATCGCCGACCCGATTGCCGACTTGAGTAGCCCGATGCCCTACGTCGAACTCCAGCAGATGCTCGACGTTGACTACCCCGACGGGCGCAACTACTACTGGAAGTCGGTGTACGTGGACGAACTGACCGACGAACTAATCGACCGCATTCTCGACCACGCAGCGGGGTGCCCGTCGAAACTCTCGACCATCGACGTGTGGCAGGGCGGCGGCGCGATAACCGACCTCAGTCAGGAGGACGCCGCCTTCCCGTACCGGGACGCATCGTTCGGCCTCAACTACGAAGCCAACTGGGACGACCCCAGAATGACGGCAGAAATCGTCGAGTGGGTCCGCGAGAGCGTCGAAGACGTCCGGAAGCTCGACGTAGTCCGCGGCCAGTACGTCAACTTCGCCGGTCTCGGTGAAGACGCGGCCTCGGTCGCCTACGGCGACAGCTACAGTCGTCTCGCACAGGTCAAGGAGCGATACGACCCCGAGAACGTCTTTCGGGGTCACCAGAACGTGCGCCCGGAGTAG
- a CDS encoding DUF192 domain-containing protein — MRVVHDDGTRAGNTLATDVDTADSFLSQARGLMFKRSIPDDYALVFRFDEVGSRDVHMVFVPFALDVLWLTDEEVQRKERLSAWTGIAKAEADQLIELPAGSADGVEVGDTVRVE; from the coding sequence GTGCGAGTCGTACACGACGACGGGACGCGAGCGGGGAACACGCTGGCGACGGACGTAGACACCGCCGATTCGTTCCTCTCGCAGGCCCGCGGATTGATGTTCAAGCGGTCGATTCCCGACGACTACGCGCTCGTCTTCCGGTTCGACGAGGTCGGGAGCCGGGACGTTCACATGGTGTTCGTCCCGTTCGCGCTGGACGTGCTCTGGCTAACGGACGAGGAAGTCCAGCGGAAAGAGCGACTGAGCGCGTGGACGGGTATCGCGAAGGCCGAAGCGGACCAGTTAATCGAGTTACCTGCGGGCAGTGCGGACGGCGTAGAAGTCGGGGACACCGTTCGAGTGGAGTGA
- a CDS encoding HAD family hydrolase, whose protein sequence is MAVAFALFDTLVEAKFPKHPAEAIAAELENRDVAVPDDWQDAYHETHIDPPEGAEVPLPAHVSRALASRGVTAPGNAPRRAVVSAFDPEVETREGAVEAVEAASERGPVAVLSNCRVPELARRALIRSEVDRDAFDAVVTSAACGWRVPHPKAFENCAEQLGVAPDELRYANCDGERPEAIADAFTDDSLAEVPAWLAARD, encoded by the coding sequence GTGGCCGTCGCATTCGCACTCTTCGACACGCTCGTCGAAGCCAAATTTCCCAAACACCCTGCCGAAGCGATAGCCGCGGAACTCGAAAACCGCGACGTAGCCGTCCCCGACGACTGGCAGGACGCCTACCACGAGACGCACATCGACCCACCCGAGGGCGCGGAAGTGCCGCTTCCGGCACACGTCAGTCGGGCGCTCGCCAGCAGGGGCGTCACCGCGCCCGGCAACGCGCCCCGGCGCGCAGTCGTCTCGGCATTCGACCCTGAAGTCGAGACGCGCGAGGGAGCAGTCGAAGCCGTCGAAGCCGCGAGCGAACGGGGTCCCGTCGCCGTCCTCTCGAACTGTCGCGTGCCTGAACTCGCTCGACGCGCACTGATTCGCTCCGAGGTGGACCGCGACGCCTTCGACGCAGTGGTGACGAGCGCGGCCTGCGGGTGGCGAGTACCCCACCCCAAGGCGTTCGAGAACTGCGCGGAGCAGTTGGGAGTCGCCCCAGACGAGCTTCGCTACGCGAATTGCGACGGCGAGCGACCAGAAGCAATCGCCGACGCCTTCACTGACGACTCGCTCGCCGAAGTTCCCGCGTGGCTCGCCGCGCGTGACTGA